AGCCGCTCGGCCCAGGTGTCGTCCAGCGGCGGGAGCTGGTGCGCGCCGGTGGCCCAGCGCAGCAGCAGGTCGGCCAGGGCGGGGTTACGGGCCAGCGCCGGCCCGTGCGAATAGGTGCCCAGCAGCTTGCCCCGCCAGGCGCCCTCGGTGACGCCGTCGTTGCCGACCCCGGCGCTGACCCGGGCCAGCGGCGACACGCCGGGGCCGAGGTGGGTCCGACCGCCGTGGTTCTCGAAGCCGGACAGCGCCGGCACCCCCAGCCTCGGGTCGATCTCGCCGGCCAGCTCGCCGACGGCCCGGGTCGGACCCCGGTCGGAGGAGAGGTCGAGCAGCTCCAGCCCGGCGCACCGGGTGCCCTTGGCGAAGAAGGAGCTGCCGAGGAGCTGGTAGCCGGCGCAGACGCCGAACACCACCGAGCCCTGGGCGACGGCCCGGTGCAGGCCGCCGTCGGCGAGCAGCCGCTGCGCGCCGAGCGCCTGCGGGCCGTCCTCGCCGCCGCCGAGCAGGTAGATGTCGGCGGTGGCGGGCAGCCGCTGGTCGGAGCGGACCTCCAGCACCTCGACCGGCATCCCGCGCTGCTGCGCCCGGCGGGCCAGGATCAGCAGGTTGCCCCGGTCGCCGTAGGTGGAGAGCAGGTCGGGGTAGATCCAGACGATACGCAGGCTCTCAGTTGACACGGTCCAACTCCGCTCGGATGTCCTGGAAGGCGGTGTAGTTCGCGATGACCTCCAGCCGGCCCGGCGGGACCGCCCGGACCGCCTCGCCGAACGCCCGGACGTGCTGGAACGGCACCCCGTTGACGTCGAGCCGGACCGCCAGGTCGTACGCCCGGTCGCCGGTGATCAGCACCTGCCGGCCGCGCAGCGGGGCGAAGTCGACGTCGAACAGCCAGGAGGTGTCCAGCCCGTCGGGGTCGCGGGCGTTGATGGACAGCAGGGTGGGCGCCTCGTCGGCCATGTCGAACGCCTCCAGCCAACTGGCCGGGTTCTTGGCCAGCAGCAGCCGGATGTTGCGCCCGTCCCGGTCGACCTGGGCGTACCGGCCGGCGACCGAGGTCACCGTGTGCAGCCGGGACACCGCGTCGACGGGGCGTACCCCGAACTCGGCGGCGACGGCGAGGGCGGTGGCCGCGTTGCCGAGGTTGACCTTGCCGGGGAGCTGGAGGGTCACCTTGTGCCAGGCCCCGGTGGGGTCGAGCACGCCGTCGTCCTCCACCGTCCACTGCGCGTCCGGGCGGCGCAGCGGGCAGCCGGAGCACCACCACTGCTCACCGGAGCGCTGGATGGTGGAGCCGCACTCCGGGCAGACCCAGGAGTCGTCGTGCCAGCGTTGCCCGGCGCTGAACCAGGTGACGTGCGGCGGGCGGACGCCCCGGGCGGGGTCGGCCGGCGGGGTGGCGGCCCAGACCACCATCGGGTCGTCGGCGTTGGCGACCACCCGTACGTCGGTGTGCCGGACCAGCGCGGAACGCCAGAGCTGCGCCATCATGGCGACCTCCTTGGCCCGGTCGAGCTGGTCGCGGGAGAGGTTGAGCAGGGCCACCACGTGCGGCTCGGTGGCCTCCAGCACCTGCGCGAGGTAGTGCTCGTCGACCTCCAGCACCGCGTACGGCGTGCTGCCGGCCTTGGCCAGCGCCGAGGTGTGCCCGGTGGGCATGTTGGCGCCGAAGGAGTTGGTGGCGACCCGGCCGAGCACGCCGACGGCGGCGGCGCTGAGTCGGGTGGTGGTGGTCTTGCCGTTGGTGCCGGAGATCAGCGCGATGGCGCGTCCGGCCGAGAGGTGGGCCAGCAGGTCCGGGTCGATCTTCAGCCCGATCCATCCGCCGATCACCGAGCCGTCACCCCGGCCGGCGGCGCGCGACAGCGCCGCGGCGGTCCTCGACACGGAGCTGGCCACCTTCGCCCGCAGGGGCATCTTCGCGTCCGTCACCCGAGCGAGGTTACCGGACCCCCGCGCCCGCCAGATCGCCGCCGACGGCGAACCGTTCGGTCGGGGTGGGCCGGGCGTCCGGTCGGCGCGGGCTCCACCGGACGGGGTCGATCGATGTCGGGTAGCGGACCCGGCCCGGCGGCGCTCCACCCCTCCACTTCGCTCCACCGGCTCTGACGTGCGGTTTTGCCCGCGACAGCGACGCGCCGCGCGGGCGAATCTGGTTGCAGGTGGAGGGAAGTGGAGTAGAGTGGGGCGCATTGGTGAGGCCGGGAGGGCCCACCGGCCCGGGGGGTCAGCGGCGCCGCGAACGCCGCTCAGGGCGAGGGGGTAGGGCCGATGTTCCTCGGCACGCACACCCCACGCCTGGACGAAAAGGGCCGGTTGATCCTTCCGGCCAAGTTCCGGGACGAACTGGCGGGGGGTGTCGTGATCACCAAAGGGCAGGATCGCTGTCTCTACGTCTTCCCCACGCCCGAGTTCCAGCGGATCGCCGACCAGTTGCGCGCGCAGCCCATGACGAACAAGGCGGCCCGGGCCTACAGCCGGGTCTTCTTCGCCAGCGCGCACGACGAGGTCCCCGACAAGCAGGGCCGGGTCACCATCCCGGCCCACCTGCGGTCCTATGCCGCGCTCGACCGGGATCTGGTGGTGATCGGGGCGTCCACCCGGGTGGAGATCTGGGACCGGACGGCCTGGGAGAGCTACCTCGCCGAGAGCGAAGACGACTTCGCCGACATCGAGGAGGGGGTGCTGCCCAGCGGTCTGTAGGGCGTGGCGACGCCCGACGTACTGCGAGATCTCCAGCCGCTTTCGAGTTCCTGGCGCCCCTTCCCCGGTGCCAGGGGCACGATCTCCATCCCGGGTCGACGACCCGGAGCCGGAGCGGGAGCGGATGGGGATCTGGCGGTACGACGGCACGGCGTCGTCCGACGGCAGAGCGCGACACGTAAGAGCAGGTATTCCACAGTGGGGGTCGACATGGGGGAGCTACGCGGCACGCACGTGCCGGTGCTGCTCGAGCGGTGTCTCGAGCTGCTGGCCCCCGCGCTGGACCGGGGCGGCCGGACGGTCCACGTCGATGCCACGCTGGGCCTGGCCGGGCATGCCGAGGCGGTGCTGGAACGGCATCCGCACACGGTGCTGATCGGCCTGGACCGGGACACCGAGGCCCTGGCGCACGCCCGGGTCCGGCTGGCCCGCTTCACCGACCGGATCCACCTGGAGCACGCCGTCTACGACGAGTTGCCCGAGGTGGTGGCCCGGCTGGGCTATCCGGTCATCGACGGAGTGCTGTTCGACCTGGGCGTCTCCTCGTTGCAGCTCGACGCGCCCGACCGCGGGTTCGCCTACGCCCAGGACGCGCCGCTGGACATGCGGATGGACCAGACCCGGGGGGTGACCGCCGAAGAGGTGGTCAACACCTACTCCCACCCTGATCTGGCCCGGGTGCTGCGGGTCTACGGCGAGGAGAAGTTCGCCGGCCGGATCGCCTCGGCGATCCTCCGGGAGCGTGAGCAGGGGCGGATCACCTCCTCGGCCCGGCTGGCGGAGCTGGTCAGGGAGAGCATTCCGGCACCAGCGCGACGAACCGGGGGACACCCGGCCAAGAGAACGTTTCAGGCTTTACGGATCGAGGTAAACAGGGAACTGGCGGTGCTGGAGAAGGCGCTGCCGGCTGCCCTCGACACGCTCGGCGTGGGCGGTCGCATGGTGGTCCTGTCCTACCACTCGCTGGAGGACCGGCTCACCAAGCAGGCGCTCGCCGACCGGGTCCGCAGTAAGGGCCCGGTCGACCTCCCGGTGGAACTGCCCGGGTCGGGTCCGACGTTCCGGCTGCTCAGCCGGGGCGCCGAACTCGCCGGGGAGGAGGAGGTCACCGCGAACCCGCGGGCCGCGTCGGTGCGGTTGCGGGCCGCGGAGCGACTCGACCCGACCACCGGGCCGTCGGGGCGGACCGACCGCGAACGGTCCCGCCGACGGGTCAGGGCGATGCACCAAGCGGGAACGGGGTCGACAGCGGGTTCCACAGTGGACCACGGGACGACGCCGGGGGACGGCAGGACGGACGAACAGGGGGAGGGGACATGAACGTCAACAAGCGTGACGGCCGCGACGCGGTCGTCGGGCAGCGCGCACCGCGGTCGGGGGGCCGGACCACGGCGCAGCGCACGACCCGTACCACGACGCCGGCGGACCTCGCCGGTCGAGCGGGGGAGACGCGCCGGGGGGCGCGCGAGTTCCCCACCCAGGGCAGTGCCGCGTTGCGGCCGGCGGAGCAGCCGGCCACCCGTACCGCCACCGCCGGCACCGGGTCGCCCCGGCTGCGGGTGGCGCCGCCGCCGCCGGTCCGGGTGCCCCGGGCACCGTTCGCCGCGCTGATCGTGGTGCTCGTGGTCGGCGGGGTGCTGGGCATCCTCGCGGTCAACACGAAGATCAACGAGAACGCCTTCAAACTCCAGCAGCTCCAGCAGCAGCAGGCCCGGCTCGACGTCGACCAGCAGCAGTTGGAGAAGCAGATCGAGGAGGCCAAGGAGCCGGGCAACCTGACCGCCCGGGCCCGCAAGCTGGGTCTGGTGGAGGCCGGTGAGCCGGCGTACATCCGGCTGCCGGACGGTCGGCTGATCGGCGTGCCGCAGCCGGCCGACGGGCAGCCGGCGATCACCAGCCAGCAGGGCAACGGGGGGTAGCACCCGTGCCGCCGAGATCGGACGAACCGCGCCGGGACGCCACGGGCTCCCGGCGCGGTGCGGTTCGTGGTGGGGCCGCCCGGGGCGGCGAGCCGCGAGCCGGGCAGCCCCGCACCGGGGAACCCCGCACCGGGCAACCCCGGGGCGGCGAGCCGCGCACCGGCGACCCACGGCCGGGGGAGTCCCGGGGCGGGGACACCGGCGGGATCTCCGACGCGCGGGCGTACACCCCCCGGGGCCGCACCATCCGGGAGAGCAGCGAGGACCGGGGCGGGCAGCGGCGCACCCCACGCGCCGGCCGCTCCGGCGACCCGTTCCGCCCCGCCCTCCAGGTCCTCGACGGCGGTCGGGCCGCCGCCAACCGGAGCGGCCGCCGGGAGGCCGCGCCGACCGGTCGTACCGGCGTCATCCGGACCGTGCCGCAGCGCGTCGCGCCCGACGACGACGAGTTCGCCGAGCCGCCCGCCCCGCGCCGCCGGCCCGGCCGCAGCGTCCCGCGCCGGGGTGACCCGCCCGGTCGCGGCGCCCCGCGCCGCACCGAGACGCCCCGGCGTACCGACCGACCGGCCGGGCGACGACCGGTGCGCAAGCCACGCCGCCCGCCGAAGCTCGCCGAGCCGCGTCGCCGGCTGCGACTGGGCACCGTGCTGGTGCTGGCGATCTTCGCGGTGATCGGCATCCGGCTGGTCGTGCTGCAGGCCGTGGACACCCCGGCGTACGCCGGGGGCGGCGTCGACAACCGGCTCACCCGGATCGACCTGCCGGCCCCGCGCGGCTCGATCCAGGACCGCACCGGTGCCCCGCTGGCCCGCAGCGTCGAGGCCCGGTACGTCTTCGCCGACCCCACCATGGTCAAGGACCGCACCGAGACCGCGAAGCTGCTCTCCCCGCTGCTCGGCGTCCCGGTCTCCGAACTGGCCGACAAGATGAAGCGTCGGGGCAACCTCCAGTTCCGCTACCTGGCCCGGGGCGTCGACGTCGCGCAGGCCAAGCAGATCGAGGCGCTCGACCTCGCCGGCATCGGCACCCACCGCGACGAACGCCGCGAGGTGCCCGGCGGTGACCTGGCCGCCAACCTGGTCGGCTTCACCAGCCAGGACATGGACGGGCTGGAGGGCCTGGAGGCCCGCTACGACGACCTGCTGCGCGGCCAGGACGGCCGGCGGGTGTACGAGGCGGGGCTGGGCGACCTCAACGCCCCCATCCCCGGCGGCTACAGCCAGACCACCGCCCCCAAGCCGGGCAGCTCGCTGGTGCTCACCATCGACCGGGACCTCCAGTTCCAGGTGCAGCAGATCCTCAGCCGGCAGATGGCCCAGACCCGGGGCGCGATCGGCGCGGCGGTGGTGCTCGACGTCAAGACCGGCGACGTGCTGGCCCAGGCGAGCAACCCGACCTACAACGCGGCCTCGCCGGAGCAGAGCCGACCCACCGACCGGGAGGACGCCGCCTCCAGCTTCGTGGTCGACCCGGGGTCGGTGCACAAGGCGATCACCTACGGCGCGGCGTTGCAGGAGGGCGTCATCACCCCGGACAGCGCCTGGCCGGTCGCCAACACCATCACCCGGGGCGACGTGACCTTCCGCGACACCCACCCGGCCGACGGCAAGAAGCTCAGCGTGGCCGGCATGCTGGCGTACTCGTCCAACGTCGGCACCATCGAGATCGGCGACCGGCTCGGCCCGGACCGGCTGATCGACTACCAGAAGCGCTTCGGGCTGGGGCAGCCCACCGGCGAGGGGATGCCCGGCGAGGCGTCCGGGCGGCTGCTCCCGGCCGCGCGGTGGAGCGGCTCGTCGTACGGGTCGGTGCCGATCGGGCACAGCGTGGACACCACCCCGTTGCAGATGGCCGCCGCGTACGCCGCCATCGCCAACGACGGCACCTACGTCCAGCCGCACCTGATCAAGGAGGTGGTCGGGGCGGACGGCAGGCGCACCCCGTCCGCCGCCCCGGTCACCCGCTCGGTGCTCAGTCCGCAGAACGCGGCAGCCCTGCGTACCCTGCTGGAAGCGGTGACCACGGTCGACGGCGCGACCGGCCTGGCCGCTGCGGTGCCCGGCTACCGGGTCGCCGGCAAGACCGGCACCGGGCTGCGCTACGTCGACGGCAAGGAGCAGCCCGGCGAGGTCGGCTCGTTCATCGGGATGGCGCCCGCCGAGGCGCCCCGGTACGTGGTGGCGGTCTTCGTGTGGAACCCCGAGGGCGGTGGCGGCGCGGTCGTCGCCCCGGCGTTCCGCGAGATGATGGGCTTCACGCTGCGTCACTACCGGGTTCCTCCGTCGCGCGGGAAATCCCCCAACTTCGAGGTCTTTCCGCGCTGACCGGGAACGGCGGGACATCATCGGTGAGTGCCGACGAACCACCGGGGCGGCTGTGCGGCCGGAACCGGACGACCGGGTAGGGTCTGACGCCGTGCCCGGCAATCCACGCCCCCGTACCGTGCCCGGAGTCCGGCTCGGCGACCTCGCCGACCGGCTCGCCGTAGCGCCGCCGGCCGACGCCGCCGAGCTGGTCGTGACCGGGGTGACCCACGCCAGCCAGGAGGTCCGACCCGGCGACCTGTACGCCGCCCTGCCCGGTGCCCGTCGGCACGGCGCGGAGTTCGCCGCCGGGGCCGCCACGGCCGGCGCGGTGGCCGTGCTGACCGACCCGGCCGGCGCGGCGGCGGCCGGCGCGGCCGGGCTGCCCGTCCTGGTGACGCCCGATCCCCGGGCCGTGCTGGGCGAGCTGGCCGCCGCGGTCTACGGCGACCCGACCGACGGGCTCACCGTGATCGGGGTGACCGGCACCGCCGGCAAGACCTCGACGGCCTACCTGATCGAGTCCGGGCTGCGCGCCGCCGGTCACGTCACCGGCCTGATCGGCACCGTGGAGACCCGCCTCGGCGACCTGGTGACCGACAGCGTCCGGACCACCCCGGAGGCCACCGACCTGCACGCCCTGCTCGCCGCCGCCCGCGAGCGCGGGGTGACCGCGGTGGTCATGGAGGTGTCCAGCCACGCCCTGGCGATGGGGCGGGTCGGCGGGGTCCGGTTCGCCGTCGGCGGCTACACCAACTTCGGCTCCGACCACCTCGACTTCCACGCCGACACGGCGGACTACTTCGCCGCCAAGGCCAGGCTCTTCGACGGGCGTTGCCGGGTCGAGGTGCTCAACCACGACGACCCGGCGCTGCGCCCGTTGTTCCGGCCGGCCACGGTCAGCTACTCGGCGGCCGGCGACCCGACCGCCACCTGGTGGGCCGACCGGGTCGGCGGCGAGGGCTACGCCCAGCGGTTCACCGCGCACGGCCCGGACGGCCTGGAGCTGCCCGCCGGGGTGGCGCTGCCCGGCCGGCACAACGTGGCCAACGCGCTGCTCGCGGTGGCCAGCCTGGTCGCCACCGGGGTGGACCCGGCGACCGCCGTCGCCGGGGTGGCCGCCTGCGGCGGGGTGCCCGGCCGGCTGGAGCTGGTCAGCGGGGACGCCCCGGTGCGCGGGGTGGTCGACTACGCGCACAAGACCGACGCCGTGGTGGCCGCCCTGGCCGCGCTGCGCGGCACTGGCACCGGTCGGCTGATCTGCGTCATCGGCGCCGGTGGCGACCGGGACCGGGGCAAGCGCCCGGTGATGGGCGCCGCCGCTGCCCGGGGGGCCGACGTGGTGCTGGTGACCGACGACAACCCGCGCACCGAGGACCCGGCGGCGATCCGGGCCGAGGTGCTGGCCGGGGCGTACCGGGCGGACGCCGGTGCCCGGATCGTCGAGGTGCCGGGCCGGCGGGAGGCCATCGCCGAGGCGGTCCGGCTGGCCGAGCCGGGGGACGTGGTGGCGCTGCTCGGCAAGGGGCACGAACGCGGTCAGGAGATCGCCGGCGAGGTGTACCCGTTCGACGACCGCACCGAGCTGGCGGAGGCGCTGCGCGTCCGCTTCGGCGACCTGGCGGGTCGACGGTGATCCCGCTGAGCCTGGCCGAGGTGGCCGCCGCGGTGGGCGGCCGGCTGCACGCCGCCGACCCGGACACCCGGGTCACCGGCCCGGTCGAGTTCGACTCCCGCAAGGTCGCCGCCGGGGCGCTCTTCGTGGCCTTCCCCGGCGAGCGGGTCGACGGGCACGACTACGCCGCCGGTGCGGTCGCCGCCGGTGCGGTGGCGGTGCTCGGCACCCGGGAGCTGCCCGGGGTGCCGATGGTGCTGGTGGACGACGCGCTGGCCGCGCTGGGCCGGCTGGCCCGGGCCGTGGTGGACCGGCTGCCGGGGCTCACCGTGATCGGGCTGACCGGATCGTCGGGCAAGACCACCACCAAGGACCTGATCGCCCAGCTCGCCGTGCGGCTCGGCCCGACGGTGGCCCCGCCCGGGTCGTTCAACAACGAGCTGGGCCACCCGTACACCGCCCTGCAGGCCACCGCGCAGACCCGGTACCTGGTGATGGAGAAGGGCGCCCGGGGCGTCGGGCACGTCCGTTACCTCTGTGACGTGGTGCCGCCGCGGATCTCGGTGGTGCTCAACGTCGGGGTGGCGCACCTGGGCGAGTTCGGCTCGGTGGAGAACATCGCCCTGGCCAAGGGGGAGCTGGTGGAGGCGCTGCCGGCCGACGGGCTGGCGGTGCTCAACGCCGACGACCGGCTGGTGGCGGCGATGGCGTCGCGCACCGCCGCCCGGGTGGTCCGCTACGGCGAGTCGGCCGACGCCGACGTGCGCGCGGTGGACGTGACCCTGGACGGGCGGGGGCGGCCGGCGTACACCCTGGTGACCCCGGAGGGGACCGCCCCGGTGCGACTCGGCCTGACCGGCCGGCACCAGGTCTCCAACTCGCTGGCCGCGGCGGCGGTCGCCCGGGAGCTGGGCATGCCGCTGGCCGAGCTGGCGGCGGCCCTGGGCGAGCTGGGGCTGGTCTCCACCCGCCGGATGGACGTCTTCACCCGGCCGGACGGGGTGACCGTGATCGACGACTCGTACAACGCCAACCCGGCCTCGACGGCGGTGGCGCTGCGGGCGCTGGCCGGGATGCACCGGGGCGGGCGGACGTTCGCCGCCCTGGGCTACATGGCCGAGCTGGGCGAGTACGAGGACGAGGGGCACCGGGAGGTCGGCCGGCTCGCGGCCGAGCTCGGTGTCGACCGGCTGCTCGTGGTGGGTGAGCCGGCCGCGCCGATCCACGAGGGCGCGACAGCGGTAAGTGACTGGGGAGGAGGGTCGGTGCTGCTCACCGATCAGGCGGCGGCCGTCGAGGTGCTGCGCAGCGAGCTACGACCGGGCGACGTCGTCCTGGTGAAGGGCTCCCGGTACCGCACCTGGGAGGTGGCCGACGCGCTGCGTGCCGACGGCGAGGGTGCCGGGGCCGGCGCGGGGGGTGCCGCGTGAGGGCGGTCATCGTCGCCATCGGGGTGGCGTTCCTGGTGTCGCTGCTGGCCACGCCGCTCGCGATCAAGGTGTTCGCCCGGCTCAAGGCCGGTCAGCCGATCCGGTCGAACCTCGGGCTGGCCAGCAACGAGGGCAAGAAGGGCACGCCGACGATGGGCGGCGTGGTGTTCATCCTGGCCACGGTGATCGCCTACGTGGCCGGTCACCTCGCCCTGACCACCCTGCCGGACGCGCAGATCGCCCAGGTCGAGCCGACCATCACCGCCCTGGTGCTGCTGGGGCTGATGGTCTTCTCCGGCGCGGTCGGCTTCATCGACGACTTCCTCAAGGTGCGCAAGCGGCACAGCGGCGGGCTCAACAAGCGCGGCAAGCTGTTCGGGCAGATCCTGGTCGGGGCGGCCTTCGGGGTTGTCGCGCTCTACTTCCCGAGCAGCATGACCGACGCCAGCGGCGCGACGACCAACACCGAGACGGTGGGCAGCACCACGCTGAGCTTCATCCGGGACATCCCGGCGCTGGAGATCGGCAAGGTCGCCTCGGTGATCGTGATCATCATGGTGGTGATGGCGGCGACCAACGGGGTCAACCTCACCGACGGCCTGGACGGGCTGGCTACCGGCGCCTCGGTGATGGTGCTGGCCGCGTACGCGCTGATCGCGTTCTGGCAGTACCGGCACTGGTGCGCCGACCCGACGTACACCGCCAACCCGGACAACTACTGCTACGCCGTCCGGGATCCGCTGGAGATCGCGTTGATCGCCGGGGCGGCGGCCGGGGCCTGCGTGGGCTTCCTGTGGTGGAACACCTCGCCCGCCCGGATCTTCATGGGCGACACCGGCGCGCTGGGCCTCGGCGGCCTGATCGCCGGGATGGCGATGTCCACCCGGACGGTCCTGCTGCTGCCGATCCTCGGCGGGCTCTTCGTGATCATCACGATGTCCGTGGTGATCCAGATCATCTCCTTCCGCACCACCGGCAAGCGGGTCTTCCGGATGTCCCCGCTGCAGCACCACTTCGAGTTGGCCGGCTGGAGCGAGGTCAACATCGTGGTCCGCTTCTGGATCATCGCGGGCATCGGGGTGGCCATCGCGCTGGGCCTGTTCTACAGCGACTTCCTGGCCAGCATGGGCTGACCCCGGGCACCGGGGCGGTCCCGCGACGGGTCACCGCCCCGGCCCCGGCCGGGGTTTCCCCTACCCGAGGGGCACCCGATCCGCATTTCGACACGCCGACCGGCACGAACGGCCGGAACCAGCCGCCCGTAGCGGCGATGATGGGCGGGTGGGGGAGGACCGAGGCACCAGCACCGGCACGACGACCCAGACCCAGCCGCGGCGGGTCGCGGGCTCGGGGCGTACCACCGACCCGCCCGCAGCGCTGGCCGGGCTGGGACCGGCCGGCGGCCTGGCGGCGCTGCGCGGCCTGCTGGCCCGCCCGCTGGCCTCCTACTACCTGCTGCTGTCCAGCGCCGGCCTGCTGCTGCTGATCGGCCTGACCATGGTCTTCTCGGCCACCAGCGTGCGCGACTACGCCGAGGCCGGCGACGCGGCCGCCTCGGTCACCAAGCAGGCGATCTTCGCGGTGATCGGCATCGTCGCGTTCTGGGCCTGCCAGCGCCTGCCGGCCAGCACCTTCCGTTCGCTGGGCCGACCCCTGCTCGGGGCCGCGGTGGTGCTGCTGCTGGTGCTCAACCTGCTGGTGGCCCTGGACGCCCTGTTCGGGCTGGCCTCCCTCGGGCCGCTGCGGGCCAACCTGCTCTGGCTCTATCTCGGGCCGATCCAGGTGCAGCCCGCCGAGCTGGCCAAGCTGGCGCTGGTGCTGTGGGGGGCGCACGTGATCGCCCGCAAGGGCGCCGCGCTCGGCTGGTGGAAGGAGCTGGCCACCCCGCTGTTCCCGGTGGTCGGCCTGCTCTTCGTCCTGGTCGGCTACAACGACCTGGGCAGCATGCTCTGCCTGCTGGCCATCGTGGTCGGCCTGCTCTGGGCCGCCGGAGTGCGGTTGCGGGTCTTCGCCGCGCTCTCCGCGGTCGGCCTGGCGGGGATCGGACTGCTCGTCGCGGTGGCCTCGCTCGGCGCCGGATCCGGCGCACGCGGCCAGGAGAACTACCGACTGGCCCGGCTCACCTCGTTCCTCGACACGCCCGACCCGGCCAAGTGCGTCGAGGACGCCTGCTGGCAGATGGTGCAGGCCCGCAACGCCATCGAGCACGGCGGCTGGTTCGGTGTCGGGCTGGGCAAGAGCAGCGTCAAGTTCGGCTGGCTGCCGGCCGCCCACAACGACTTCATCTTCGCCGTCATCGCCGAGGAGTTGGGCGTGGTCGGCTGCACCGTCATCCTGGTGCTCTTCGCCGTGCTCGCCTACACCGGGCTGCGGATCGCCCGCCGGGTCGCCGACCCGTTCCGCCGGCTCGCCGCCACCGCCGTCACCGCCTGGCTGGTCGGCCAGGCGGTGATCAACATCGGCGGGGTGACCAAGCTGCTGCCGCTGACCGGGGTGCCGCTGCCGTTCATCTCCGACGGCGGCAGCGCGCTGGTCGTGACCCTGGCGGCGGTCGGCATGCTCGCCTCCTTCGCCCGCGCCGAACCCGACGCGGCCCGCGCCCTGCACGCCCGTCCGCCCGCCCGATGGGTCCGACTAGTCTGGGCCCCGTTG
Above is a window of Micromonospora rifamycinica DNA encoding:
- a CDS encoding type 1 glutamine amidotransferase; its protein translation is MSTESLRIVWIYPDLLSTYGDRGNLLILARRAQQRGMPVEVLEVRSDQRLPATADIYLLGGGEDGPQALGAQRLLADGGLHRAVAQGSVVFGVCAGYQLLGSSFFAKGTRCAGLELLDLSSDRGPTRAVGELAGEIDPRLGVPALSGFENHGGRTHLGPGVSPLARVSAGVGNDGVTEGAWRGKLLGTYSHGPALARNPALADLLLRWATGAHQLPPLDDTWAERLRTERRAAVAAAARP
- a CDS encoding MurT ligase domain-containing protein, coding for MPLRAKVASSVSRTAAALSRAAGRGDGSVIGGWIGLKIDPDLLAHLSAGRAIALISGTNGKTTTTRLSAAAVGVLGRVATNSFGANMPTGHTSALAKAGSTPYAVLEVDEHYLAQVLEATEPHVVALLNLSRDQLDRAKEVAMMAQLWRSALVRHTDVRVVANADDPMVVWAATPPADPARGVRPPHVTWFSAGQRWHDDSWVCPECGSTIQRSGEQWWCSGCPLRRPDAQWTVEDDGVLDPTGAWHKVTLQLPGKVNLGNAATALAVAAEFGVRPVDAVSRLHTVTSVAGRYAQVDRDGRNIRLLLAKNPASWLEAFDMADEAPTLLSINARDPDGLDTSWLFDVDFAPLRGRQVLITGDRAYDLAVRLDVNGVPFQHVRAFGEAVRAVPPGRLEVIANYTAFQDIRAELDRVN
- the mraZ gene encoding division/cell wall cluster transcriptional repressor MraZ; the encoded protein is MFLGTHTPRLDEKGRLILPAKFRDELAGGVVITKGQDRCLYVFPTPEFQRIADQLRAQPMTNKAARAYSRVFFASAHDEVPDKQGRVTIPAHLRSYAALDRDLVVIGASTRVEIWDRTAWESYLAESEDDFADIEEGVLPSGL
- the rsmH gene encoding 16S rRNA (cytosine(1402)-N(4))-methyltransferase RsmH — translated: MGELRGTHVPVLLERCLELLAPALDRGGRTVHVDATLGLAGHAEAVLERHPHTVLIGLDRDTEALAHARVRLARFTDRIHLEHAVYDELPEVVARLGYPVIDGVLFDLGVSSLQLDAPDRGFAYAQDAPLDMRMDQTRGVTAEEVVNTYSHPDLARVLRVYGEEKFAGRIASAILREREQGRITSSARLAELVRESIPAPARRTGGHPAKRTFQALRIEVNRELAVLEKALPAALDTLGVGGRMVVLSYHSLEDRLTKQALADRVRSKGPVDLPVELPGSGPTFRLLSRGAELAGEEEVTANPRAASVRLRAAERLDPTTGPSGRTDRERSRRRVRAMHQAGTGSTAGSTVDHGTTPGDGRTDEQGEGT
- a CDS encoding penicillin-binding transpeptidase domain-containing protein → MPPRSDEPRRDATGSRRGAVRGGAARGGEPRAGQPRTGEPRTGQPRGGEPRTGDPRPGESRGGDTGGISDARAYTPRGRTIRESSEDRGGQRRTPRAGRSGDPFRPALQVLDGGRAAANRSGRREAAPTGRTGVIRTVPQRVAPDDDEFAEPPAPRRRPGRSVPRRGDPPGRGAPRRTETPRRTDRPAGRRPVRKPRRPPKLAEPRRRLRLGTVLVLAIFAVIGIRLVVLQAVDTPAYAGGGVDNRLTRIDLPAPRGSIQDRTGAPLARSVEARYVFADPTMVKDRTETAKLLSPLLGVPVSELADKMKRRGNLQFRYLARGVDVAQAKQIEALDLAGIGTHRDERREVPGGDLAANLVGFTSQDMDGLEGLEARYDDLLRGQDGRRVYEAGLGDLNAPIPGGYSQTTAPKPGSSLVLTIDRDLQFQVQQILSRQMAQTRGAIGAAVVLDVKTGDVLAQASNPTYNAASPEQSRPTDREDAASSFVVDPGSVHKAITYGAALQEGVITPDSAWPVANTITRGDVTFRDTHPADGKKLSVAGMLAYSSNVGTIEIGDRLGPDRLIDYQKRFGLGQPTGEGMPGEASGRLLPAARWSGSSYGSVPIGHSVDTTPLQMAAAYAAIANDGTYVQPHLIKEVVGADGRRTPSAAPVTRSVLSPQNAAALRTLLEAVTTVDGATGLAAAVPGYRVAGKTGTGLRYVDGKEQPGEVGSFIGMAPAEAPRYVVAVFVWNPEGGGGAVVAPAFREMMGFTLRHYRVPPSRGKSPNFEVFPR
- a CDS encoding UDP-N-acetylmuramoyl-L-alanyl-D-glutamate--2,6-diaminopimelate ligase, translated to MRPEPDDRVGSDAVPGNPRPRTVPGVRLGDLADRLAVAPPADAAELVVTGVTHASQEVRPGDLYAALPGARRHGAEFAAGAATAGAVAVLTDPAGAAAAGAAGLPVLVTPDPRAVLGELAAAVYGDPTDGLTVIGVTGTAGKTSTAYLIESGLRAAGHVTGLIGTVETRLGDLVTDSVRTTPEATDLHALLAAARERGVTAVVMEVSSHALAMGRVGGVRFAVGGYTNFGSDHLDFHADTADYFAAKARLFDGRCRVEVLNHDDPALRPLFRPATVSYSAAGDPTATWWADRVGGEGYAQRFTAHGPDGLELPAGVALPGRHNVANALLAVASLVATGVDPATAVAGVAACGGVPGRLELVSGDAPVRGVVDYAHKTDAVVAALAALRGTGTGRLICVIGAGGDRDRGKRPVMGAAAARGADVVLVTDDNPRTEDPAAIRAEVLAGAYRADAGARIVEVPGRREAIAEAVRLAEPGDVVALLGKGHERGQEIAGEVYPFDDRTELAEALRVRFGDLAGRR
- a CDS encoding UDP-N-acetylmuramoyl-tripeptide--D-alanyl-D-alanine ligase, which encodes MIPLSLAEVAAAVGGRLHAADPDTRVTGPVEFDSRKVAAGALFVAFPGERVDGHDYAAGAVAAGAVAVLGTRELPGVPMVLVDDALAALGRLARAVVDRLPGLTVIGLTGSSGKTTTKDLIAQLAVRLGPTVAPPGSFNNELGHPYTALQATAQTRYLVMEKGARGVGHVRYLCDVVPPRISVVLNVGVAHLGEFGSVENIALAKGELVEALPADGLAVLNADDRLVAAMASRTAARVVRYGESADADVRAVDVTLDGRGRPAYTLVTPEGTAPVRLGLTGRHQVSNSLAAAAVARELGMPLAELAAALGELGLVSTRRMDVFTRPDGVTVIDDSYNANPASTAVALRALAGMHRGGRTFAALGYMAELGEYEDEGHREVGRLAAELGVDRLLVVGEPAAPIHEGATAVSDWGGGSVLLTDQAAAVEVLRSELRPGDVVLVKGSRYRTWEVADALRADGEGAGAGAGGAA